The proteins below are encoded in one region of Xenopus laevis strain J_2021 chromosome 8L, Xenopus_laevis_v10.1, whole genome shotgun sequence:
- the fbxo34.L gene encoding F-box protein 34 L homeolog (The RefSeq protein has 2 substitutions compared to this genomic sequence) — translation MHLNNQGSANQEKYNGATKSCLPSAENQARRPLGAISQNTMCNTVSNSPATSFKCRAKNVPSATIHQVEEDEGSLDICAIIKPGNTKEKIAFFAAHHCTNNKSSSMKIKSSGDMNGRAAKRRKKSVDLKRIKSQLEKMQEAHKKCFLPEPLHNGVDNCSVNFVTGGEGILPSRPLSVIEMVAFLEQRANTLLSAKPFTNYNPSRFTGTSKCAIPASVSLLTLRTCERQTDKDSSEKTEQLESVCVLEMVAKLESECLRHQNERDSGSLSRSNSFRRNVGRMLLASGSQQDNSDSQNVPTAGSETDANVAASSMEDQIPPNKEEHLVVKSWENCLQIKPHEMESMPPAGDTCVGNVDLELVRETYMKIRNRCDIAVSVNPCTFSFSLRINAVECGPDSPETPSGNTRAAEESVGSFDRLSDSCAEAADILMHTFSDQEVECTQDKALILPGDPCPGTLFFQCDQSGQNHARVQLNAEVKSQAEVLKANAFDSALRLQNSSFTAQYAVSVSPLESESQVLDTSVKRPVSHGFLETRFKIQQLLEPQQYMAFLPHHILVKIFRFLPTRTLAALKCTSCYFKFIIEHYDIRPCDSLWVQDPRYKDDPCKQCKRKYAKGDVSLCWWHPKPYCQALPYGPGYWMCCHMSYKESRGCKVGLHDNRWVPACHSFNRTICKKSKESESEED, via the coding sequence ATGCATCTCAACAACCAAGGCTCTGCTAATCAAGAAAAATATAATGGCGCTACTAAGAGTTGTTTACCCTCCGCTGAAAACCAAGCTCGAAGGCCACTTGGAGCGATTTCGCAGAATACTATGTGCAATACAGTAAGCAATAGCCCAGCTACCAGTTTTAAGTGTAGGGCTAAGAATGTCCCATCGGCAACAATTCACCAGGGTGAGGAAGATGAGGGTTCATTGGATATATGTGCAATTATCAAGCCTGGAAATACAAAGGAGAAGATAGCCTTCTTTGCAGCTCATCACTGCACTAACAATAAGAGCAGCTCCATGAAAATCAAAAGTAGTGGGGATATGAATGGTAGGGCTGCCAAAAGGAGAAAAAAGTCTGTGGATCTGAAGCGTATAAAGAGCCAACTGGAAAAGATGCAAGAGGCACATAAAAAATGCTTCTTGCCTGAACCACTTCACAATGGAGTTGATAACTGCTCTGTTAATTTTGTCACAGGTGGTGAAGGAATTCTTCCAAGCAGACCACTTTCTGTAATAGAGATGGTAGCCTTTTTAGAGCAAAGAGCAAATACGTTACTTTCTGCTAAACCTTTCACCAATTACAATCCTTCAAGATTTACCAGCACCTCTAAGTGTGCTATTCCTGCCTCCGTGTCCTTATTGACGCTCCGAACCTGTGAAAGACAAACGGACAAAGACTCCTCTGAGAAGACTGAACAACTAGAATCTGTGTGCGTGTTGGAGATGGTTGCTAAACTAGAGTCGGAATGCTTGAGGCACCAGAATGAACGTGATTCTGGCAGCCTGTCAAGGAGCAATAGCTTTAGAAGGAATGTCGGACGAATGTTGCTAGCAAGTGGCTCTCAACAGGACAACAGCGACTCTCAAAATGTCCCTACTGCAGGCAGCGAAACCGATGCAAACGTTGCAGCTTCTTCCATGGAAGACCAAATCCCTCCCAACAAGGAAGAACATTTAGTTGTAAAATCATGGGAAAATTGTCTTCAAATTAAGCCTCACGAAATGGAGTCCATGCCGCCTGCAGGCGATACCTGTGTGGGAAACGTAGACCTGGAACTTGTAAGGGAAACCTATATGAAAATTAGAAATAGGTGTGATATTGCTGTGTCTGTGAACCCTTGCACGTTTTCTTTCTCTCTCCGTATAAATGCAGTCGAATGTGGCCCAGATTCACCAGAGACTCCCAGTGGGAATACTCGTGCAGCCGAAGAAAGTGTGGGGAGCTTTGATAGGCTTTCTGACTCCTGCGCTGAGGCTGCTGATATATTGATGCATACATTCTCTGATCAGGAAGTAGAGTGCACACAAGATAAAGCTTTAATTTTACCAGGGGATCCGTGCCCTGGAACCTTATTTTTTCAGTGTGATCAAAGTGGCCAGAATCATGCACGTGTACAACTGAATGCGGAGGTGAAGTCCCAAGCAGAGGTCTTAAAAGCAAATGCATTTGACAGTGCTCTGCGCTTACAGAATAGCTCATTTACTGCACAATATGCTGTTTCTGTATCTCCGCTCGAAAGCGAATCTCAGGTACTTGACACCTCTGTAAAGAGACCAGTGTCTCACGGCTTTTTAGAGACCAGATTCAAAATCCAGCAGCTCCTGGAGCCGCAACAGTACATGGCTTTCTTGCCACACCATATTTTAGTTAAGATTTTTCGATTTCTTCCGACAAGAACCCTGGCAgctttaaaatgcacttcttgTTACTTCAAATTCATCATTGAACATTATGACATTCGACCTTGCGACTCTCTCTGGGTTCAGGATCCGCGTTACAAGGACGATCCTTGCAAACAGTGCAAAAGAAAGTATGCAAAGGGGGATGTTTCGTTATGCTGGTGGCACCCTAAACCTTACTGCCAAGCATTACCTTACGGGCCTGGTTATTGGATGTGCTGCCACATGTCTTATAAAGAAAGCCGTGGCTGTAAGGTTGGGCTTCATGACAATCGCTGGGTGCCTGCTTGCCACAGCTTTAATAGAACCATTTGCAAAAAATCGAAAGAATCGGAATCGGAAGAAGATTAg